A region from the Gemmatimonadota bacterium genome encodes:
- the trpS gene encoding tryptophan--tRNA ligase, translating to MSKKPVVLSGVQPTGEAHLGNYLGAFRQWVEMQDRYETYYCIVDLHAINTEYDPADLPDRVFDMAVSLLAVGIDPERSTLFVQSDVPEHVELFWLFNTVAPVGDLERMTQYKDKSSKLESVPVGLLNYPVLQAADILIYRADAVPVGEDQRQHLELARDLARKWNARFGELFPEPDAIIPRVGRILGLDGEAKMSKSLGNTVGILAEPDAVWERVRTAVTDPQRVRKSDPGRPEVCNVFSLHTLITDPGRLDDIATQCRAATRGCVECKRILADSISTTFEPFRERAQELRAQPGRVRDILEDGAERARSVASETLREARDRMGLNWRVGHE from the coding sequence GTGAGCAAGAAGCCCGTCGTCCTGAGCGGAGTGCAACCCACCGGCGAGGCCCATCTGGGCAACTACCTGGGTGCCTTCCGCCAGTGGGTGGAGATGCAGGATCGATACGAGACCTACTACTGCATTGTCGACCTGCACGCGATCAACACCGAGTACGATCCAGCCGATCTCCCGGACCGCGTCTTCGACATGGCCGTGAGCCTGCTGGCCGTCGGGATCGATCCGGAGCGCTCGACGCTGTTCGTTCAATCGGATGTGCCGGAGCACGTCGAGTTGTTCTGGCTGTTCAACACGGTCGCGCCGGTAGGTGACCTGGAACGCATGACGCAGTACAAGGACAAATCGTCCAAGCTGGAGTCGGTCCCCGTTGGCCTCCTCAACTATCCCGTGCTGCAGGCTGCCGACATCCTCATCTATCGCGCCGACGCGGTTCCGGTCGGGGAGGATCAACGGCAGCATCTCGAGCTCGCGCGCGACCTCGCCCGTAAATGGAACGCGCGCTTCGGGGAGCTGTTCCCCGAGCCCGATGCGATCATCCCGCGCGTGGGGCGCATCCTGGGGCTGGATGGCGAAGCGAAGATGTCGAAGTCCCTGGGGAACACCGTCGGTATCCTGGCCGAGCCGGACGCCGTCTGGGAACGGGTACGAACGGCGGTGACCGACCCGCAGCGTGTGCGCAAATCCGACCCGGGACGTCCCGAGGTGTGCAATGTGTTCAGCCTGCACACCTTGATCACGGATCCCGGGCGACTGGACGACATCGCCACCCAATGTCGCGCCGCGACGCGCGGGTGTGTGGAGTGCAAGCGCATCCTGGCGGACTCCATCTCGACTACGTTCGAGCCGTTCCGGGAGCGGGCCCAGGAGCTGCGTGCCCAGCCGGGTCGGGTGCGCGACATCCTCGAGGACGGTGCCGAACGGGCGCGGTCGGTCGCCAGCGAGACCCTACGCGAGGCCCGGGACCGCATGGGACTGAACTGGCGCGTCGGGCACGAGTAG
- a CDS encoding type IV pilus twitching motility protein PilT: MTEIFKAAIEKGASDIHLKSGDVVRARIHGTLYPLTEQKLTHEQVRQIALKLIPHERDRQRVDELLDYDCSWGLPGLGRFRVNILRQRGTFSIIMRVIPIEIPTFEDLKLPTVLEKISQSERGLVLVTGVTGSGKSSTMAAMIGYINRNRQRHIVTLENPIEFLHRDQSSSITQRDVGTDTDSFQTGLRAALRQDPDVILIGEMRDKETIDIALKAAETGHLVISTVHTQNASQTISRLIAVFEPNEQEMIRIRLAETLQAVVSQRLLPRSDGQGRVVAAEVMLVTGTIRDCIRDPDRVEEISELIEEGRGHYGSQTFDQHLMELVRSGFVEFEVAKGAANNPNDFDLKMNLFGDSSPQDRISGGRDSGMASEMAQFFGT; this comes from the coding sequence ATGACCGAGATCTTCAAGGCTGCCATCGAGAAGGGTGCCAGCGACATCCACCTGAAGTCCGGGGACGTGGTCCGGGCCCGGATCCACGGGACCCTCTATCCCCTGACGGAGCAGAAGCTGACGCACGAACAGGTGCGGCAGATCGCCCTCAAGCTCATTCCCCATGAGCGCGACCGGCAGCGCGTCGACGAGCTGCTCGACTACGACTGCTCGTGGGGGCTTCCCGGTCTCGGCCGCTTCCGCGTGAACATCCTGCGGCAGCGGGGCACGTTCTCGATCATCATGCGCGTGATTCCCATCGAGATCCCGACCTTCGAGGACCTGAAGCTGCCGACCGTCCTCGAGAAGATCTCGCAGAGCGAGCGCGGGCTGGTGCTGGTGACCGGCGTGACGGGCTCCGGAAAGTCGTCGACGATGGCGGCCATGATCGGGTACATCAACCGCAACCGGCAGCGACACATCGTGACGCTGGAGAACCCGATCGAGTTCCTGCATCGCGACCAGAGCTCTTCGATCACGCAGCGTGATGTCGGGACCGACACCGACTCTTTCCAGACGGGCCTGAGGGCCGCGCTCCGTCAGGATCCTGACGTCATCCTCATCGGCGAGATGCGCGACAAGGAGACCATCGACATCGCCCTGAAGGCGGCCGAGACCGGCCACCTGGTGATCTCCACGGTCCACACGCAGAACGCCTCCCAGACGATCTCTCGCCTGATCGCGGTGTTCGAGCCCAACGAGCAGGAGATGATCCGGATCCGTCTGGCCGAGACCCTCCAGGCCGTGGTCAGCCAGCGCCTGTTGCCGCGCTCGGACGGGCAGGGGCGGGTGGTGGCGGCGGAGGTGATGCTCGTGACAGGAACGATTCGGGATTGTATTCGTGATCCCGACCGGGTCGAGGAAATCAGCGAGCTGATCGAAGAGGGCCGGGGCCACTACGGCTCCCAGACCTTCGACCAGCACCTGATGGAGTTGGTGCGGTCCGGATTCGTCGAGTTCGAGGTGGCCAAGGGAGCCGCCAACAACCCGAACGACTTCGATCTGAAGATGAACCTCTTCGGGGACAGCTCGCCCCAGGACCGGATCTCCGGGGGACGGGACAGCGGGATGGCCTCGGAGATGGCTCAGTTCTTCGGGACCTAG
- a CDS encoding dihydrodipicolinate synthase family protein — MATSARLDLSGVFIPATSPFDPVSGDLDVVGLRANVRRWSGTGVKGIVIGGSTGEAMLLDDEERLAALDATAGVLPDGVLLVAGTGAESTRRTVRLTREAAAHGAHAVLVQPPAFYKGAMTPEALLIHYTAVAEASPVPVIIYQVPLRLSTLDLPTGLVAELSKHPNVIGIKDSRGQLDLVGDLVSQTVTGFQVLVGSGAHLYASLEVGAVGGILGVANLAPRESAAICAAFARGDHAEAGRIQKEVGPVHVEIVGGLGVPGVKASLDLLGYRGGDPRPPLRPLPDRGRETAHKVLRAAGLLEPDRVRA, encoded by the coding sequence ATGGCGACCTCCGCGCGGCTCGATCTATCCGGCGTCTTCATTCCCGCCACCTCGCCGTTCGACCCCGTCTCGGGCGACCTGGACGTGGTGGGATTGCGAGCCAACGTGCGCCGCTGGAGCGGCACCGGCGTCAAGGGCATCGTCATCGGTGGGTCCACCGGGGAGGCGATGCTCCTGGACGACGAGGAACGCCTGGCGGCGCTGGACGCGACGGCGGGCGTGCTCCCCGACGGGGTGCTGCTCGTGGCCGGGACCGGTGCCGAATCGACCCGCCGCACCGTGCGCCTGACGCGTGAGGCCGCTGCCCATGGTGCCCATGCCGTCCTGGTGCAGCCACCCGCCTTCTACAAGGGCGCCATGACGCCCGAGGCGCTCCTGATCCACTACACCGCGGTGGCAGAGGCCTCTCCCGTGCCGGTGATCATCTACCAGGTGCCTCTGCGGCTCAGCACGCTCGACCTCCCCACCGGCCTCGTGGCCGAGCTGTCGAAGCATCCCAATGTGATCGGGATCAAGGACTCCCGGGGCCAGCTGGATCTGGTGGGCGACCTGGTCTCGCAGACGGTTACCGGCTTCCAGGTCCTGGTCGGGAGTGGAGCGCACCTGTACGCCTCCCTCGAGGTTGGGGCGGTGGGTGGGATTCTGGGCGTGGCCAACCTGGCGCCTCGGGAATCCGCGGCCATCTGCGCCGCGTTCGCGCGAGGCGACCACGCGGAAGCGGGGCGCATCCAGAAGGAGGTCGGGCCGGTGCACGTCGAGATCGTAGGTGGGCTCGGCGTTCCCGGAGTGAAGGCCAGCCTCGATCTGCTGGGCTACCGCGGCGGTGATCCGCGGCCGCCGCTGCGGCCGCTGCCCGACCGGGGCCGTGAGACCGCGCACAAGGTGCTGCGAGCGGCGGGGCTGCTGGAACCCGACCGCGTGCGTGCTTGA
- a CDS encoding adenylosuccinate synthase, which translates to MVGCQWGDEGKGKIVDVLAADVQVVARYQGGANAGHTVHVGDDEFVLHQIPSGILHDGKRCLLGNGVVLDVVQFFEEHDALVARGLRMGGRVGVSGRAHVLLPYHRALDRAREAAATAKIGTTGRGIGPAYEDKVGRRGLRVGDLADASGVERWLAGALTRAQDLLEALGQDVSQVERETREALALGARLHGLSTEVGSEILTALSSGKDVLLEGAQGTLLDLDQGTYPFVTSSNTTAAGAPVGVGIGPTAIDDVLGVLKAYTTRVGEGPLPTAFPAELDEQVREWGGEYGATTGRPRRCGWFDGVVARHAARVNGLTGLAITKLDVLDQLPEIQIAVGYRTQGGQTEFFPDAACGYDSIEPVYETLPGWMTSTAEARTLEDLPRNARGYLSRLQDVVGVPIRMVSVGTRRSEIIRV; encoded by the coding sequence GTGGTCGGATGCCAGTGGGGCGACGAGGGCAAGGGGAAGATCGTCGACGTACTGGCGGCCGACGTGCAGGTGGTGGCGCGCTATCAGGGCGGCGCCAACGCCGGCCACACGGTGCACGTGGGTGACGACGAGTTCGTGCTCCATCAGATCCCGTCCGGGATCCTCCACGATGGCAAGCGCTGCTTGCTCGGGAATGGTGTGGTGCTGGACGTCGTGCAGTTCTTCGAGGAGCACGACGCCTTGGTGGCGCGGGGCCTGCGTATGGGTGGCCGCGTCGGGGTCAGCGGGCGTGCGCACGTGCTCCTGCCCTACCACCGCGCACTGGACCGGGCGCGTGAAGCAGCGGCGACCGCCAAGATCGGGACCACGGGTCGGGGCATCGGTCCTGCCTACGAGGACAAGGTCGGTCGGCGCGGACTTCGCGTCGGCGACCTCGCGGATGCGTCGGGCGTGGAGCGTTGGCTCGCGGGTGCGTTGACTCGCGCGCAGGACCTGCTCGAAGCATTGGGGCAGGATGTCTCCCAGGTGGAGCGGGAGACGCGTGAAGCGCTGGCCCTCGGCGCCCGTCTACATGGGCTGTCGACGGAGGTCGGGTCGGAGATCCTGACGGCGCTGAGCTCGGGGAAGGACGTGTTGCTGGAAGGCGCCCAAGGCACGCTGCTCGACCTGGATCAGGGCACCTATCCCTTCGTGACCTCCTCCAACACCACCGCCGCGGGTGCGCCGGTCGGGGTCGGAATCGGACCCACTGCGATCGACGACGTGCTCGGCGTATTGAAGGCCTACACCACACGGGTGGGGGAAGGCCCCCTCCCGACCGCGTTCCCAGCCGAGCTGGACGAGCAGGTGCGCGAATGGGGTGGGGAGTACGGTGCCACGACCGGTCGGCCGCGCCGTTGCGGTTGGTTCGACGGGGTCGTGGCCCGACACGCCGCGCGGGTCAATGGTCTGACCGGGTTGGCCATCACCAAGCTCGACGTGCTCGATCAATTGCCCGAGATCCAGATCGCGGTGGGGTATCGCACCCAGGGCGGGCAGACCGAGTTCTTCCCGGACGCCGCCTGCGGATACGACTCCATCGAGCCGGTGTACGAGACGCTCCCCGGTTGGATGACGTCCACTGCGGAGGCGCGCACCTTGGAGGATCTTCCTCGCAACGCGCGCGGCTATCTGAGCCGACTGCAGGACGTCGTGGGAGTCCCGATCCGCATGGTCTCCGTGGGTACGCGCCGGAGCGAGATCATCCGGGTCTGA